One window of the Nicotiana tabacum cultivar K326 chromosome 4, ASM71507v2, whole genome shotgun sequence genome contains the following:
- the LOC107826326 gene encoding putative CCR4-associated factor 1 homolog 7, with the protein MSALPKSDSIQIREVWSDNLEEEFALIREIVDAYPYIAMDTEFPGVVLRPVGNFKHINEYNYQTLKDNVDMLKLIQLGLTFSDENGNLPICGSERYCIWQFNFREFDTSADIFANDSIELLMQSGIDFKKNNEMGIDAKRFGELLMSSGIVLNDGVHWVTFHSGYDFGYLLKLLTCRTLPETQAGFFDLLNVYFPLVYDIKHLMKFCNSLHGGLNKLAELLELERIGICHQAGSDSLLTSCAFKKLKDNFFNGATEKYAGVLYGLGVEYGSDNK; encoded by the coding sequence ATGTCTGCGTTACCGAAAAGTGATTCTATCCAAATTAGAGAGGTATGGAGCGATAATCTTGAGGAGGAATTTGCTTTGATCCGTGAAATTGTGGATGCCTATCCTTACATTGCCATGGACACTGAGTTCCCTGGGGTGGTGCTTCGCCCTGTTGGCAATTTCAAGCATATCAATGAGTATAACTATCAGACCTTGAAGGATAATGTTGATATGTTGAAGTTGATTCAGTTGGGTCTCACATTTTCCGACGAAAATGGAAACTTACCTATTTGTGGGAGCGAGCGTTATTGCATTTGGCAATTCAACTTCCGTGAATTTGACACAAGTGCAGATATATTTGCAAATGATTCAATTGAATTGCTGATGCAATCTGGGATTGATTTCAAGAAGAACAATGAAATGGGAATTGATGCAAAACGGTTTGGTGAGCTCTTGATGTCTTCTGGAATTGTTTTGAATGATGGGGTCCATTGGGTGACATTTCACAGTGGGTATGATTTTGGATACTTGCTCAAGCTATTAACATGTAGGACTTTGCCGGAAACACAAGCAGGGTTCTTTGATTTGCTTAACGTGTACTTTCCACTGGTTTATGATATCAAACACCTGATGAAGTTCTGTAATAGCCTTCATGGTGGCTTGAACAAGCTGGCGGAACTGTTGGAACTCGAGAGAATCGGTATTTGTCATCAGGCAGGGTCAGATAGCTTACTAACCTCGTGTGCCTTCAAGAAGTTAAAAGATAACTTCTTTAATGGCGCTACTGAGAAGTATGCTGGGGTCCTGTATGGTCTCGGTGTTGAGTATGGATCTGATAATAAATAG
- the LOC107826324 gene encoding SUN domain-containing protein 4-like isoform X1, with amino-acid sequence MQRSRRALLQRRRALEKTTCGRNRVYKVSLSAVAVLWALVFLLNLWIGHGDVNEDGAGDFPVPVGSWDEDKPQYGSGTCAALPETETSSQEISSEDSAKILCTEAGKNQVNGETPDVVQNSNPVPANQQQASEGKPESTPSSEKDASKSDRFARAVPPGLDEFKNKAFNAKNQGKSGQAGGIIHRLEPGGSEYNYASASKGAKVLAYNKEAKGASNILSRDKDKYLRNPCSAEEKFVVIELSEETLVDTVEVANFEHHSSNLKGFELLGSPIYPTDTWIKVGNFTAGNIRHAQRFLLPEPKWVRYLKLNLLSHYGSEFYCTLSILEVYGVDAVEKMLEDLIFDQDKLFVPERTNSDEKSVPTQHVSNQGEFVQDIDDEIEKDLAVGKSDVKRGVMTTDVPDQVEEVRHQQVNRMPGDSLKILMKKVRSLDINLSVLERYLEELNSRYGKIFKDFDSEMGEKDALLQNIRSDIRGLSESKDSLGKEVADLVSWKSLVSTQLEDIIRGNAILRKEVEKVQRNQVHMENKGIVIFLICSFFGLLALVRLLVDTVLSNYRSENSRKFCSESYSWYFLLLSCTITIIILSL; translated from the exons ATGCAGAGATCACGTAGGGCTCTTCTGCAAAGAAGAAGAGCTTTGGAGAAGACAACTTGCGGGAGGAACCGTGTTTATAAAGTTTCTCTTTCTGCAGTTGCTGTTCTGTGGGCACTTGTTTTCCTTTTGAACTTGTGGATCGGTCATGGTGATGTTAATGAAG ATGGAGCTGGAGATTTTCCAGTACCTGTAGGATCATGGGATGAAGATAAACCTCAATATGGTAGCGGCACTTGTGCTGCTTTGCCCGAGACTGAAACTTCATCACAGGAAATCAGTTCTGAAGACTCAGCAAAGATTTTATGTACAGAGGCAGGGAAAAATCAAGTTAACGGAGAAACACCGGATGTTGTGCAAAACAGCAACCCCGTTCCTGCGAATCAACAGCAGGCTAGTGAGGGAAAACCAGAGTCAACTCCAAGTTCAGAAAAGGATGCTTCAAAATCCGACAGATTTGCTCGTGCCGTGCCTCCAGGTCTTGATGAATTCAAAAACAAGGCATTTAACGCAAAAAATCAGGGCAAAAGTGGCCAGGCGGGAGGGATAATACATAGGTTAGAGCCTGGAGGATCAGAGTATAATTATGCTTCTGCTTCAAAAGGAGCCAAAGTCCTGGCTTACAACAAGGAAGCAAAAGGTGCTTCCAACATCTTGAGCAGAGATAAGGACAAGTACCTTCGTAATCCTTGCTCAGCTGAGGAGAAGTTTGTCGTCATCGAACTGTCAGAAGAAACCCTCGTGGATACAGTCGAGGTTGCAAATTTTGAACATCACTCGTCTAACCTAAAAGGTTTTGAGCTCCTTGGCAGTCCCATTTATCCAACAGACACATGGATCAAAGTTGGAAATTTTACCGCTGGAAATATAAGGCATGCTCAAAGGTTTCTTCTTCCAGAGCCAAAATGGGTAAGATATCTTAAATTGAATCTTCTAAGCCATTATGGTTCAGAGTTCTACTGTACACTGAGCATTTTGGAGGTGTACGGAGTTGATGCTGTTGAAAAGATGCTTGAGGATCTTATCTTTGATCAAGATAAGTTGTTTGTACCCGAACGAACTAATAGTGACGAGAAATCTGTGCCCACTCAACATGTTTCTAATCAAGGTGAATTCGTTCAAGATATTGATGATGAAATAGAAAAGGATCTAGCTGTTGGAAAATCTGATGTTAAAAGGGGTGTAATGACAACTGATGTGCCTGACCAAGTGGAAGAAGTCCGTCATCAACAGGTAAATAGGATGCCCGGCGACAGTCTGAAGATACTGATGAAAAAAGTACGGTCTCTGGATATCAATCTGTCAGTTTTGGAACGATATCTGGAAGAGTTAAATTCTAGATATGGCAAGATTTTCAAAGACTTCGATTCTGAAATGGGAGAAAAAGATGCACTTCTTCAAAATATCAGATCAGACATAAGGGGTTTATCTGAAAGCAAGGATTCCTTA GGTAAAGAAGTTGCGGACCTAGTATCATGGAAATCCCTTGTTTCCACGCAGCTGGAAGATATTATCAGAGGAAATGCTATTCTCAG GAAGGAGGTGGAAAAGGTTCAGAGGAATCAGGTAcacatggagaacaaaggaattgTTATTTTTCTTATATGTTCATTTTTTGGATTATTGGCTCTTGTCAGGCTTCTCGTAGATACAGTTTTGAGTAATTATAGGTCAGAAAATTCCAGGAAATTTTGTTCAGAGAGTTACTCCTGGTATTTCCTACTTTTGAGTTGTACCATTACAATTATCATCCTATCCTTGTAA
- the LOC107826324 gene encoding SUN domain-containing protein 4-like isoform X2 — protein sequence MQRSRRALLQRRRALEKTTCGRNRVYKVSLSAVAVLWALVFLLNLWIGHGDVNEEAGKNQVNGETPDVVQNSNPVPANQQQASEGKPESTPSSEKDASKSDRFARAVPPGLDEFKNKAFNAKNQGKSGQAGGIIHRLEPGGSEYNYASASKGAKVLAYNKEAKGASNILSRDKDKYLRNPCSAEEKFVVIELSEETLVDTVEVANFEHHSSNLKGFELLGSPIYPTDTWIKVGNFTAGNIRHAQRFLLPEPKWVRYLKLNLLSHYGSEFYCTLSILEVYGVDAVEKMLEDLIFDQDKLFVPERTNSDEKSVPTQHVSNQGEFVQDIDDEIEKDLAVGKSDVKRGVMTTDVPDQVEEVRHQQVNRMPGDSLKILMKKVRSLDINLSVLERYLEELNSRYGKIFKDFDSEMGEKDALLQNIRSDIRGLSESKDSLGKEVADLVSWKSLVSTQLEDIIRGNAILRKEVEKVQRNQVHMENKGIVIFLICSFFGLLALVRLLVDTVLSNYRSENSRKFCSESYSWYFLLLSCTITIIILSL from the exons ATGCAGAGATCACGTAGGGCTCTTCTGCAAAGAAGAAGAGCTTTGGAGAAGACAACTTGCGGGAGGAACCGTGTTTATAAAGTTTCTCTTTCTGCAGTTGCTGTTCTGTGGGCACTTGTTTTCCTTTTGAACTTGTGGATCGGTCATGGTGATGTTAATGAAG AGGCAGGGAAAAATCAAGTTAACGGAGAAACACCGGATGTTGTGCAAAACAGCAACCCCGTTCCTGCGAATCAACAGCAGGCTAGTGAGGGAAAACCAGAGTCAACTCCAAGTTCAGAAAAGGATGCTTCAAAATCCGACAGATTTGCTCGTGCCGTGCCTCCAGGTCTTGATGAATTCAAAAACAAGGCATTTAACGCAAAAAATCAGGGCAAAAGTGGCCAGGCGGGAGGGATAATACATAGGTTAGAGCCTGGAGGATCAGAGTATAATTATGCTTCTGCTTCAAAAGGAGCCAAAGTCCTGGCTTACAACAAGGAAGCAAAAGGTGCTTCCAACATCTTGAGCAGAGATAAGGACAAGTACCTTCGTAATCCTTGCTCAGCTGAGGAGAAGTTTGTCGTCATCGAACTGTCAGAAGAAACCCTCGTGGATACAGTCGAGGTTGCAAATTTTGAACATCACTCGTCTAACCTAAAAGGTTTTGAGCTCCTTGGCAGTCCCATTTATCCAACAGACACATGGATCAAAGTTGGAAATTTTACCGCTGGAAATATAAGGCATGCTCAAAGGTTTCTTCTTCCAGAGCCAAAATGGGTAAGATATCTTAAATTGAATCTTCTAAGCCATTATGGTTCAGAGTTCTACTGTACACTGAGCATTTTGGAGGTGTACGGAGTTGATGCTGTTGAAAAGATGCTTGAGGATCTTATCTTTGATCAAGATAAGTTGTTTGTACCCGAACGAACTAATAGTGACGAGAAATCTGTGCCCACTCAACATGTTTCTAATCAAGGTGAATTCGTTCAAGATATTGATGATGAAATAGAAAAGGATCTAGCTGTTGGAAAATCTGATGTTAAAAGGGGTGTAATGACAACTGATGTGCCTGACCAAGTGGAAGAAGTCCGTCATCAACAGGTAAATAGGATGCCCGGCGACAGTCTGAAGATACTGATGAAAAAAGTACGGTCTCTGGATATCAATCTGTCAGTTTTGGAACGATATCTGGAAGAGTTAAATTCTAGATATGGCAAGATTTTCAAAGACTTCGATTCTGAAATGGGAGAAAAAGATGCACTTCTTCAAAATATCAGATCAGACATAAGGGGTTTATCTGAAAGCAAGGATTCCTTA GGTAAAGAAGTTGCGGACCTAGTATCATGGAAATCCCTTGTTTCCACGCAGCTGGAAGATATTATCAGAGGAAATGCTATTCTCAG GAAGGAGGTGGAAAAGGTTCAGAGGAATCAGGTAcacatggagaacaaaggaattgTTATTTTTCTTATATGTTCATTTTTTGGATTATTGGCTCTTGTCAGGCTTCTCGTAGATACAGTTTTGAGTAATTATAGGTCAGAAAATTCCAGGAAATTTTGTTCAGAGAGTTACTCCTGGTATTTCCTACTTTTGAGTTGTACCATTACAATTATCATCCTATCCTTGTAA